A genomic window from Streptococcus sanguinis includes:
- a CDS encoding PRD domain-containing protein, whose product MVISEENQKEVILVGRGLAFGRKVGQEIPDELIEKKYVLSENNHKLLMELPTEVMEMSDKIISFAREKLQKKLKDTAFLAMADHIHGVLLRLEGDIYLKNFLMWDIKRFFPTEFEVGQYAKQLLSAYIGKELPDDEAAFMTLTLINAELENGDGAARDLTMMMEEIMTIVKYSLEISLDEEDIYLERFMTHLKFFCERVLTNSGHRDLEDNEMFDLLKCKYPLAYETTRKIAEFLKQTRNYQTSDDEQLYLTIHLSRMKRRMLCEVNTKK is encoded by the coding sequence GTGGTGATTTCTGAAGAAAACCAAAAAGAAGTTATTCTCGTGGGGCGAGGACTGGCCTTTGGTCGAAAAGTTGGCCAGGAGATTCCAGATGAGCTGATTGAGAAAAAGTATGTCTTGTCAGAAAATAACCACAAACTTCTGATGGAGCTGCCGACAGAAGTCATGGAAATGTCGGATAAGATTATTTCTTTCGCAAGGGAGAAACTGCAGAAGAAGCTGAAAGATACCGCTTTTCTGGCAATGGCAGATCATATCCACGGAGTCTTGCTGCGCTTGGAAGGTGATATTTATCTCAAGAATTTCCTCATGTGGGATATTAAACGATTCTTTCCTACTGAGTTTGAGGTTGGTCAGTATGCAAAACAGCTTTTGAGCGCTTATATCGGTAAGGAACTTCCAGATGATGAAGCAGCATTTATGACTCTGACCTTAATTAATGCAGAGTTGGAAAATGGAGACGGAGCTGCGCGTGATTTGACTATGATGATGGAGGAAATCATGACCATTGTCAAGTACAGTTTGGAAATTTCTTTAGACGAGGAAGACATCTACCTAGAGCGCTTTATGACCCATCTAAAATTTTTCTGTGAGCGAGTCCTGACTAATAGCGGTCACCGTGACTTGGAGGACAATGAGATGTTTGACTTACTTAAATGTAAGTATCCTTTGGCTTATGAAACCACTAGGAAGATTGCTGAATTTTTAAAGCAAACCAGAAATTACCAAACATCAGATGATGAACAACTTTACCTGACTATCCATTTGTCACGCATGAAAAGGAGGATGCTATGCGAAGTGAATACGAAAAAATGA
- a CDS encoding sugar O-acetyltransferase: MRSEYEKMIAGKIYRPQDSELRELAVRSKEFQYRFNQERDSDRRSAIIKEWFGSTGENLAMKPDLVCDYGINIHLGENFYSNWNLTMLDVCPIRIGDNALLGPNCQLLTPLHPLDPVERNSGIEYGAPITIGENFWAGGGVTILPGVTLGDNVVVGAGAVVTKSFGDNVVLAGNPARIIKEIPVHKE; the protein is encoded by the coding sequence ATGCGAAGTGAATACGAAAAAATGATTGCTGGAAAGATTTACAGACCGCAAGACAGTGAATTGAGAGAATTGGCAGTAAGATCAAAGGAATTTCAATATCGTTTTAACCAAGAGCGAGACAGTGACCGGCGCAGTGCTATTATCAAAGAATGGTTTGGCAGCACAGGGGAGAATCTTGCTATGAAGCCTGATTTGGTCTGTGATTATGGAATCAATATTCATCTAGGGGAGAATTTTTATTCTAACTGGAATCTGACTATGTTGGACGTTTGCCCGATTCGCATCGGAGATAATGCTTTGCTTGGTCCAAATTGCCAGCTTCTGACACCTCTTCATCCGCTTGATCCAGTGGAAAGAAATTCTGGTATTGAATACGGAGCACCAATCACTATTGGTGAAAATTTCTGGGCTGGCGGAGGTGTGACGATTCTGCCAGGCGTGACACTAGGGGATAATGTCGTGGTGGGTGCCGGAGCGGTTGTGACCAAGTCTTTTGGTGACAATGTAGTCTTGGCTGGTAATCCAGCACGAATTATTAAGGAAATCCCTGTTCATAAAGAATAA
- a CDS encoding ribonuclease HII has protein sequence MATIKEFQQRLELVTDLADPFLAEAANDLRSGVQKAIEKRKRVIQAELDEDLRLELMLRYEKELYQAGYQAIAGIDEVGRGPLAGPVVAAAVILPPRCKIKGLNDSKKIPKKKHQEIYQAVMDKALAVGIGLMDSEIIDQVNIYEATKLAMKEALSKLSLKPDYLLIDAMKLDVEIPQESIIKGDANSLSIAAASIVAKVTRDKLMADYDKEFPGYDFAKNAGYGTKNHLQGLERNGVTPIHRKTFEPVKSMCE, from the coding sequence ATGGCAACGATTAAAGAATTTCAGCAACGTTTAGAGTTAGTGACTGATTTGGCTGATCCTTTTCTGGCAGAAGCAGCGAATGATTTGCGCAGTGGAGTTCAAAAAGCGATTGAAAAGCGCAAAAGAGTCATTCAAGCAGAGTTAGATGAAGATTTGCGTCTGGAGCTGATGTTACGGTATGAAAAAGAGCTTTATCAAGCAGGCTACCAGGCAATCGCTGGGATTGATGAGGTCGGCCGCGGTCCTCTAGCTGGACCAGTTGTCGCTGCAGCAGTTATCTTACCTCCAAGATGTAAAATTAAAGGACTCAATGACAGTAAGAAGATTCCCAAGAAAAAGCACCAAGAAATCTATCAAGCAGTCATGGATAAAGCTTTGGCAGTTGGTATTGGCCTGATGGACAGCGAGATTATTGATCAAGTCAATATCTACGAAGCGACCAAGCTTGCTATGAAAGAGGCTTTGTCTAAGTTGAGTCTCAAGCCAGATTATTTACTGATTGATGCCATGAAACTGGATGTTGAGATTCCGCAAGAGTCCATCATCAAAGGTGATGCTAACTCTCTGTCTATCGCGGCAGCCAGTATTGTTGCTAAGGTCACTCGGGATAAGCTGATGGCAGACTACGACAAGGAATTTCCTGGCTATGATTTTGCGAAAAATGCTGGTTATGGAACAAAAAACCATTTGCAGGGATTGGAAAGAAACGGCGTAACTCCTATTCATCGCAAGACATTTGAACCCGTAAAATCTATGTGTGAATAA
- a CDS encoding phosphoribosylanthranilate isomerase — MTDKFGEFLKIASQLNKMGIVPLLMGSLGLEQVTGQDWQARDIDIHVHGDERGWEVPDEERIYDMDKIEPMMERLGYRLVNLHEHEFQKEDLSIEFGAMETLEEFSGVPITELSRREVEGVEFLLPTAEQFLAIYHASSQDSYRNENNNHKDFAKIAYLEKMTK, encoded by the coding sequence ATGACAGATAAATTTGGAGAATTTCTAAAAATTGCGTCTCAACTGAATAAGATGGGAATTGTTCCACTTCTGATGGGTTCTCTAGGTCTGGAACAGGTTACTGGTCAGGACTGGCAGGCGCGGGATATTGATATTCATGTTCATGGTGATGAGCGTGGCTGGGAAGTGCCAGATGAAGAACGTATTTACGATATGGACAAGATTGAGCCTATGATGGAGCGCTTGGGCTATCGTTTAGTCAATCTGCACGAGCATGAATTTCAAAAAGAAGATCTGTCTATTGAATTTGGAGCCATGGAAACCTTGGAGGAATTTTCAGGTGTGCCAATAACGGAGCTGTCTCGAAGAGAAGTAGAGGGTGTTGAATTTCTTTTGCCAACTGCAGAGCAATTTTTAGCTATCTACCATGCCTCTTCCCAAGATTCTTACCGAAATGAAAATAACAATCATAAGGATTTTGCTAAGATTGCTTACTTGGAAAAAATGACAAAATGA
- the topA gene encoding type I DNA topoisomerase: MSKLVTKTKKKSTTKKNLVIVESPAKAKTIEKYLGRNYKVLASVGHIRDLKKSTMSIDFENNYEPQYINIRGKGPLINDLKKEAKKAKQVFLASDPDREGEAISWHLAHILNLDEKEKNRVVFNEITKDAVKNAFKEPRQIDMDLVDAQQARRVLDRLVGYSISPILWKKVKKGLSAGRVQSVALKLIIDRENEINAFKPEEYWTIDGTFKKGTRQFQASFYGMNGKKMKLTNNDEVKEVLSHLKGDDFTVDSVEKKERKRNAPLPYTTSSMQQDAANKINFRTRKTMMVAQQLYEGINIGSGVQGLITYMRTDSTRISPVAQNEAASFITDKFGAKYSKHGSKAKNASGAQDAHEAIRPSSVFNTPESIAKYLDKDQLKLYTLIWNRFVASQMTAAVFDTMNVKLGQNGVQFAANGSQVKFDGYLAIYNDSDKNKMLPDMEKGDTVKRVNTNPEQHFTQPPARYSEATLIKTLEENGVGRPSTYAPTIETIQKRYYVKLVSKRFEPTELGEIVNSLIVEFFPGIVNVKFTAEMEAKLDDVEVGKEQWQKVIDEFYKPFEKEVAKAETEMEKIQIKDEPAGFDCEVCGSPMVIKLGRFGKFYACSNFPDCRHTQAIVKEIGVTCPQCQKGQVIERKTKRNRIFYGCDRYPDCDFTSWDKPVGRNCPKCDHYLIEKKVRGGGKQVVCSNGDYEEEKVK, encoded by the coding sequence GTGTCTAAATTGGTAACAAAAACAAAGAAAAAGTCTACGACCAAGAAAAATCTTGTCATCGTAGAGTCGCCTGCTAAGGCAAAAACAATAGAAAAATATCTGGGACGAAACTACAAGGTTCTAGCCAGTGTCGGGCATATTCGTGACCTGAAAAAGTCTACTATGTCCATTGATTTTGAGAACAACTATGAGCCGCAGTACATCAATATTCGTGGTAAAGGTCCGTTGATTAATGACTTGAAAAAAGAAGCGAAGAAAGCTAAACAAGTCTTTCTGGCAAGTGACCCGGACCGCGAAGGAGAAGCTATTTCTTGGCATCTGGCTCACATTCTTAATCTGGATGAGAAAGAGAAAAACCGTGTCGTCTTTAATGAAATCACCAAAGATGCAGTCAAGAACGCTTTTAAAGAGCCGCGCCAGATTGATATGGATCTGGTTGATGCCCAGCAGGCTCGTCGAGTTTTGGATCGCTTGGTGGGTTATTCCATTTCTCCTATTCTCTGGAAGAAAGTCAAAAAAGGCTTATCAGCTGGTCGGGTGCAGTCTGTCGCCCTCAAGCTAATTATCGACCGTGAAAATGAAATCAACGCCTTCAAACCAGAAGAATACTGGACAATTGACGGAACCTTCAAGAAGGGAACTCGTCAGTTTCAGGCCAGCTTCTACGGTATGAATGGTAAAAAGATGAAGCTGACCAACAACGACGAGGTCAAAGAAGTGCTTTCTCATCTCAAAGGAGATGATTTTACAGTCGACAGTGTCGAAAAGAAAGAGCGCAAACGCAATGCTCCGCTGCCCTACACGACTTCCTCTATGCAGCAGGATGCTGCTAATAAGATTAATTTCCGGACTCGTAAGACCATGATGGTGGCTCAGCAGCTCTATGAGGGGATTAATATCGGTTCTGGCGTACAAGGTCTGATTACGTATATGCGTACCGACTCGACTCGTATCAGTCCAGTAGCGCAAAATGAAGCAGCAAGTTTTATCACGGATAAATTTGGCGCCAAATATTCCAAACATGGCAGCAAGGCCAAGAACGCTTCTGGCGCTCAAGATGCCCACGAAGCCATTCGTCCTTCCAGCGTTTTCAATACTCCAGAAAGTATCGCAAAGTATTTGGACAAGGATCAGCTTAAGCTCTATACGCTAATCTGGAATCGCTTTGTAGCCAGCCAAATGACAGCAGCAGTCTTTGATACTATGAATGTCAAGCTGGGGCAAAATGGTGTCCAATTTGCTGCCAACGGCAGTCAGGTCAAGTTTGATGGCTATCTGGCTATTTATAACGACTCTGACAAGAATAAAATGCTGCCGGACATGGAAAAGGGTGATACCGTCAAACGTGTCAATACCAATCCAGAACAGCACTTTACCCAGCCGCCTGCTCGTTATTCTGAAGCGACTCTTATCAAGACTTTAGAAGAAAATGGTGTTGGTCGGCCGTCTACCTATGCACCGACCATTGAGACCATTCAGAAACGATATTACGTTAAACTGGTTTCCAAGCGTTTTGAGCCGACGGAACTGGGTGAAATTGTCAATTCTCTGATTGTCGAATTCTTCCCAGGCATTGTAAATGTGAAATTTACAGCCGAAATGGAAGCAAAACTGGATGATGTAGAAGTCGGCAAAGAGCAGTGGCAGAAAGTTATTGACGAGTTTTATAAACCTTTTGAAAAGGAAGTGGCTAAAGCCGAGACTGAAATGGAGAAAATCCAAATCAAGGATGAGCCAGCCGGTTTTGACTGTGAGGTCTGTGGCAGTCCCATGGTCATCAAATTGGGTAGATTTGGCAAGTTCTACGCCTGCAGCAATTTCCCAGACTGTCGTCACACTCAGGCTATCGTCAAGGAAATCGGCGTGACCTGCCCGCAGTGCCAGAAAGGTCAAGTTATTGAGCGTAAGACTAAGCGAAATCGCATTTTTTATGGCTGTGATCGTTATCCTGACTGTGATTTCACATCTTGGGACAAGCCAGTCGGTCGGAACTGTCCAAAATGTGACCACTATCTGATCGAAAAGAAAGTCCGTGGTGGCGGTAAGCAGGTTGTCTGCAGCAATGGTGATTACGAAGAAGAAAAAGTGAAATAG
- a CDS encoding alpha/beta hydrolase: MNKSYFYLEMKTHELVVPYTKQKRRVRVLLPKNYSQDTNKTYPVVYFHDGQNVLYSKESFSGHSWKVIPTIKRNPDIEKMIVVAIDNDGQRRMNEYAAWKFQESNIPGIQFGGKGTEYAEFVMEVVKPFIDQHYRTKSDRLHTAMIGSSLGGNISQFIGVEYQDQIGCLGIFSSANWLHQEAFDRYIERKKLQADQRVFIYVGTEEADDTDKTLMAGNIKQAYIDSSLSYFRQLLVSGVDLSNIQIKIQSGAIHNEIAWAEHLPDCFRFIGEKW, from the coding sequence ATGAATAAATCCTATTTTTATCTTGAAATGAAAACACATGAGTTAGTCGTTCCTTATACCAAGCAGAAACGCCGTGTCCGCGTATTGCTTCCAAAGAACTATAGCCAGGATACAAATAAGACTTATCCCGTTGTTTATTTTCATGACGGACAAAATGTTCTTTATAGCAAAGAGTCTTTCAGCGGCCATTCGTGGAAAGTCATTCCAACAATCAAGCGCAATCCAGATATTGAGAAAATGATTGTCGTGGCTATTGACAACGATGGCCAACGGCGCATGAATGAATACGCAGCTTGGAAGTTCCAAGAGTCCAATATTCCCGGCATTCAGTTCGGCGGCAAGGGAACGGAGTATGCGGAGTTTGTCATGGAAGTTGTCAAGCCTTTCATTGACCAGCATTATCGGACCAAGTCGGATCGGCTGCATACGGCCATGATCGGCTCTTCTCTTGGAGGAAATATCAGCCAGTTTATCGGTGTTGAATACCAAGATCAGATTGGCTGTCTGGGCATCTTTTCATCAGCTAATTGGCTGCATCAGGAAGCTTTTGATCGTTATATTGAGAGAAAAAAACTTCAGGCAGACCAGCGAGTTTTCATTTATGTTGGGACGGAAGAGGCTGATGATACGGATAAAACATTGATGGCGGGCAATATCAAGCAGGCCTATATTGATTCATCGCTCAGCTATTTCCGGCAGTTACTTGTGTCTGGGGTAGATTTGTCCAATATTCAGATTAAGATCCAGTCTGGAGCTATTCACAACGAGATCGCTTGGGCGGAGCACTTGCCGGACTGTTTCCGTTTTATCGGCGAAAAATGGTAA
- a CDS encoding methylenetetrahydrofolate--tRNA-(uracil(54)-C(5))-methyltransferase (FADH(2)-oxidizing) TrmFO — protein MSSSYINVIGAGLAGSEAAYQIAKRGIPVKLYEMRGVKSTPQHKTADFAELVCSNSLRGDALTNAVGLLKEEMRRLDSVILKSAEATRVPAGGALAVDREGFSQMVTELVTNHPLIEVIREEITEIPEDAITVIATGPLTSDALAEKIHALNGGDGFYFYDAAAPIIDVNTIEMTKVYLKSRYDKGEAAYLNAPMTKQEFMDFHEALVNAEEAPLNSFEKEKYFEGCMPIEVMAKRGVKTMLYGPMKPVGLEYPDDYQGPRDGEYKTPYAVVQLRQDNAAGSLYNIVGFQTHLKWGEQKRVFQMIPGLKNAEFVRYGVMHRNSYMDSPNLLEQTFRSKKQPNLFFAGQMTGVEGYVESAASGLVAGINAARLFKGEEALVFPETTAIGSLPHYVTHADSKHFQPMNVNFGIIKELDGPRIRDKKERYEKIAERALQDLQPYLDK, from the coding sequence ATGTCATCATCCTATATCAATGTTATCGGTGCTGGTCTGGCTGGCAGTGAAGCAGCTTACCAGATTGCAAAGCGTGGCATCCCAGTCAAACTCTATGAAATGAGAGGTGTTAAGTCAACGCCTCAGCACAAAACTGCAGACTTTGCAGAACTGGTCTGCTCTAACTCTCTGCGAGGAGATGCGCTGACCAATGCAGTTGGTTTGCTCAAGGAAGAAATGCGGCGGTTGGACTCGGTCATCTTAAAGTCAGCAGAAGCGACACGTGTTCCAGCGGGTGGTGCTCTAGCGGTTGATAGAGAAGGTTTTTCGCAGATGGTGACGGAATTAGTGACCAATCATCCATTGATTGAGGTCATTCGTGAAGAAATCACCGAAATTCCGGAGGATGCCATCACAGTTATTGCGACAGGACCCTTGACCAGCGATGCTTTGGCCGAAAAAATCCACGCGCTCAATGGAGGTGACGGTTTTTATTTCTACGACGCAGCAGCGCCAATCATTGATGTTAATACCATTGAAATGACCAAGGTCTATCTCAAATCCCGCTATGATAAGGGGGAAGCAGCCTATCTCAACGCGCCAATGACTAAGCAAGAATTTATGGATTTCCATGAAGCCTTAGTCAATGCTGAGGAAGCACCGCTCAATTCCTTTGAGAAAGAAAAATACTTTGAAGGCTGTATGCCAATTGAAGTCATGGCTAAGCGAGGCGTTAAAACCATGCTTTATGGACCGATGAAGCCAGTTGGTTTAGAATATCCAGATGACTACCAAGGACCTCGAGATGGTGAATATAAGACGCCGTACGCTGTGGTGCAGCTTCGTCAGGACAATGCAGCAGGCAGTCTTTACAACATCGTTGGCTTCCAAACTCATCTCAAGTGGGGCGAGCAAAAACGAGTCTTTCAAATGATTCCTGGCCTTAAGAATGCAGAATTTGTCCGCTATGGTGTTATGCATCGAAACTCTTATATGGACTCTCCAAATCTGCTTGAACAGACTTTCCGCTCTAAGAAACAGCCAAATCTTTTCTTTGCAGGACAAATGACTGGAGTTGAAGGCTATGTCGAGTCAGCGGCTTCTGGTTTGGTTGCTGGTATCAATGCCGCTCGACTCTTCAAGGGAGAAGAAGCACTTGTTTTTCCAGAAACAACAGCTATTGGAAGTCTGCCTCATTATGTTACTCATGCTGACAGCAAGCATTTCCAACCCATGAATGTCAATTTTGGCATTATCAAAGAGCTGGACGGCCCTCGAATTCGTGACAAGAAAGAGCGCTATGAGAAAATTGCTGAGCGAGCCTTGCAGGATTTACAGCCTTATTTGGATAAATAA
- the dprA gene encoding DNA-protecting protein DprA, with amino-acid sequence MNNFEIYKMKKAGLTNHQVLNVLRYAESRDGNLSLRDKAVVSECRNPALFIEKYKRLDLPALKEEFELFPSFSILDDIYPWDLCEIYDAPTLLFYQGNLNLLELPKTAVVGSRDSSKQGNASVQKIVKELNNELVIVSGLARGIDTAAHMAALQNGGQTIAVIGTGLDVFYPKANKKLQAYIGKNHLLLTEYGPGEQPLKFHFPERNRIIAGLCRGVIVAEAKMRSGSLITCERAMEEGRDVFAIPGSILDGKSDGCHHLIQEGAKCITSGSDVLSEFDF; translated from the coding sequence ATGAATAATTTTGAGATTTATAAAATGAAAAAAGCTGGCTTGACTAATCATCAGGTTTTAAATGTTTTGAGATACGCCGAGAGTAGAGATGGCAACCTTTCTCTCCGAGATAAGGCTGTCGTATCTGAGTGCCGTAATCCTGCTCTCTTTATAGAGAAATACAAGAGGCTTGATTTACCAGCTTTGAAGGAAGAATTTGAACTTTTCCCGTCCTTTTCTATCTTGGATGATATTTACCCTTGGGATTTATGCGAGATTTATGATGCCCCGACTTTGTTATTTTATCAGGGAAATCTAAATCTACTAGAATTGCCCAAGACAGCGGTCGTTGGCAGTCGAGACAGCAGCAAGCAAGGAAATGCCTCCGTACAAAAGATTGTCAAGGAGCTAAATAATGAATTGGTTATCGTCAGCGGCCTGGCTCGTGGAATAGATACAGCGGCTCATATGGCTGCCCTGCAAAACGGGGGGCAGACGATTGCTGTCATCGGAACGGGATTAGATGTCTTTTATCCCAAAGCCAACAAAAAATTACAAGCTTACATTGGCAAAAATCATTTATTGCTGACAGAGTATGGTCCAGGTGAACAGCCTTTGAAATTTCATTTTCCAGAGCGGAATCGGATCATAGCTGGTCTCTGTCGAGGCGTCATTGTGGCAGAAGCTAAGATGCGCTCAGGCAGCCTGATTACCTGTGAGCGAGCGATGGAAGAAGGCCGGGATGTCTTTGCTATTCCGGGGTCAATTTTAGATGGGAAATCTGACGGCTGCCATCATTTAATCCAAGAGGGCGCAAAGTGCATCACATCAGGCTCTGACGTCCTTTCTGAGTTTGATTTTTAA
- a CDS encoding esterase, whose amino-acid sequence MHVEFLSHWSGNLGREMYVNRYGHAGLPIIVFASSGGSHNEYADFGMIEACAGFIEAGKVQFFTLSSVDSESWLADWKHPHDRAEMHRAYERYVIEEAIPFVKHKTGWFDPMMTTGCSMGAYHAVNFFLQHPDVFNKVIALSGVYDARFFVGDNLNDEVIYQNSPADYIWNQNDGWFIDHYRQADIIVCTGLGDWEQDGLPSFYTLKEAFEHKNIPAWFSEWGHDVSHDWIWWRKQMPYFLNELNL is encoded by the coding sequence ATGCATGTAGAATTTTTAAGTCATTGGAGTGGCAATTTAGGCCGTGAAATGTATGTCAATCGCTATGGCCACGCTGGGCTCCCGATTATAGTCTTTGCATCATCAGGCGGCAGCCACAATGAGTATGCTGACTTTGGCATGATTGAGGCCTGCGCAGGTTTTATTGAGGCTGGTAAGGTCCAGTTTTTCACTCTCAGCAGTGTTGATAGTGAGAGTTGGTTGGCGGACTGGAAGCACCCTCACGACCGAGCAGAAATGCATCGTGCTTATGAGCGTTATGTCATTGAGGAAGCAATTCCTTTCGTTAAGCATAAGACGGGCTGGTTTGACCCTATGATGACGACAGGCTGCTCCATGGGAGCTTATCATGCTGTTAATTTCTTCCTGCAGCATCCAGATGTTTTCAATAAAGTGATTGCCCTCAGTGGTGTCTATGATGCACGTTTCTTTGTCGGTGACAATTTGAATGACGAAGTCATTTATCAAAACTCGCCAGCTGACTATATCTGGAACCAAAATGATGGATGGTTTATTGACCACTATCGACAGGCCGATATTATCGTTTGTACAGGCTTGGGCGACTGGGAGCAAGATGGCTTGCCTTCCTTCTACACGCTGAAAGAAGCTTTTGAGCATAAGAATATTCCAGCTTGGTTTTCTGAATGGGGCCACGATGTTTCCCATGACTGGATTTGGTGGCGTAAGCAAATGCCTTATTTCCTCAATGAACTCAATCTTTAA
- a CDS encoding ATP-grasp domain-containing protein produces MNYIVISPYYPQNFQQFTVELANKGITVLGIGQEPYDQLDQPLKDSLTEYFRVENLENLDEVKRAVAFLFYKHGPIDRIESHNEYWLELDAELREQFNVFGAKPKDLKKTKFKSEMKKLFKKAGVPVVPGQIVNTEAGADLAVKKLGLPLIAKPDNGVGAAATFKLETTEDVERFKQEWDHQTAYFFEKFVQSGEICTFDGLVDKDGQIVFATTFDYAHTPLDLMMYKMDNSYYVLKDMDPKLRAYGEAIVKIFGMKERFFHIEFFREGDDYVAIEYNNRPAGGFTIDVYNFAHSIDLYRGYAAIVAGEPFPAAHMEPLYCLATSRRASTNYAYLEADLLEKYRDNFKVKKEMPAAFAELQGDYLYMLTTPSREQMEQMIADFAKQAD; encoded by the coding sequence ATGAATTATATCGTTATTTCTCCCTACTATCCGCAAAATTTTCAGCAGTTTACAGTGGAGCTGGCTAACAAAGGAATCACCGTTCTGGGAATCGGTCAGGAGCCTTATGACCAGCTAGACCAGCCTTTGAAGGATTCATTGACTGAATATTTCAGAGTAGAAAATCTTGAAAATCTTGACGAAGTCAAAAGAGCGGTGGCCTTTCTTTTCTACAAGCATGGGCCTATCGATCGGATTGAGTCTCATAACGAATACTGGCTGGAACTGGACGCTGAGTTGCGTGAGCAATTCAATGTTTTTGGAGCAAAACCAAAAGATCTGAAAAAGACCAAGTTCAAATCAGAGATGAAGAAACTCTTTAAAAAAGCAGGTGTTCCAGTCGTTCCAGGTCAGATTGTCAACACAGAAGCTGGGGCAGATTTGGCTGTCAAGAAACTTGGTTTGCCTTTGATTGCTAAGCCTGATAATGGAGTGGGAGCAGCTGCGACCTTTAAATTGGAAACGACAGAAGATGTCGAACGATTCAAGCAAGAATGGGATCATCAGACAGCTTATTTCTTTGAAAAGTTTGTCCAGTCTGGCGAAATCTGTACTTTTGATGGTTTGGTAGATAAGGACGGTCAGATCGTCTTTGCAACCACCTTTGACTATGCGCATACACCGCTGGATTTGATGATGTATAAGATGGATAATTCCTACTACGTTCTCAAGGATATGGATCCAAAGCTGCGTGCTTATGGAGAAGCGATCGTCAAAATCTTCGGCATGAAAGAACGCTTTTTCCATATTGAGTTCTTCCGCGAGGGGGATGATTATGTAGCCATTGAGTACAATAACCGTCCAGCCGGTGGCTTTACCATTGATGTTTATAATTTCGCTCACTCAATCGATCTTTACAGAGGCTATGCAGCGATTGTAGCAGGGGAGCCCTTTCCAGCTGCCCACATGGAGCCGCTGTATTGTCTGGCAACCTCGCGTCGTGCATCAACGAACTATGCTTACCTTGAGGCTGACTTGCTGGAGAAATACAGAGATAACTTCAAGGTTAAGAAAGAGATGCCAGCCGCTTTTGCGGAGCTGCAAGGTGACTACCTCTATATGCTGACAACTCCAAGTCGCGAGCAAATGGAGCAGATGATTGCAGATTTTGCTAAACAGGCAGACTAA
- a CDS encoding thiamine pyrophosphate-dependent dehydrogenase E1 component subunit alpha, producing MATLDKDLLLEMFRKMEEIRRMDLKIAQLVKKGKVPGMTHFSVGEEAANVGAMLALNEDDLITSNHRGHGQAIAKGINLNEMMAEILGKYTGTCKGKGGSMHIADLDAGNLGANGIVGGGMGIAVGAALTQQMQKTGKIVVCFFGDGATNEGVFHEAVNMASIWNLPVIFYCINNGYGISADIKKMTNVEHIHERSAAYGIPGMFIEDGNNVLDVYEGFQKAVEHVRSGKGPVLIESVTYRWLGHSSSDPGKYRTREEVEEWKKKDPIENLRKYLLENKIASEEELEAIQAGVKEAVEASVKFAEESPFPPLESAFEDIYAD from the coding sequence ATGGCAACTTTAGATAAAGATCTTTTGTTAGAGATGTTCCGTAAGATGGAAGAAATCCGTCGTATGGACTTAAAAATTGCTCAACTTGTAAAAAAAGGAAAGGTTCCTGGAATGACTCACTTCTCAGTGGGTGAGGAAGCAGCCAATGTCGGTGCTATGCTGGCCTTAAATGAGGATGATTTGATCACTTCAAATCACCGAGGACACGGTCAAGCTATCGCCAAAGGAATCAACCTCAACGAAATGATGGCGGAAATCCTAGGGAAATACACCGGGACCTGTAAAGGAAAAGGCGGCTCTATGCATATTGCTGACCTAGATGCCGGAAACCTTGGTGCCAATGGTATCGTAGGTGGTGGCATGGGAATTGCTGTCGGAGCAGCTCTGACCCAGCAAATGCAGAAGACAGGCAAGATTGTTGTCTGCTTCTTTGGTGACGGTGCTACCAACGAAGGTGTCTTCCACGAAGCAGTCAACATGGCTTCTATCTGGAATCTTCCAGTTATTTTCTATTGTATCAATAACGGCTATGGTATTTCTGCCGACATCAAGAAAATGACCAATGTAGAGCACATCCACGAGCGCAGCGCAGCTTATGGTATTCCAGGTATGTTCATCGAAGATGGCAATAATGTTCTGGATGTCTATGAAGGCTTCCAAAAAGCTGTGGAGCATGTTCGCAGTGGTAAAGGACCTGTCTTGATTGAGAGCGTAACCTATCGCTGGTTGGGACATTCATCTTCTGACCCAGGTAAATACCGTACTCGTGAAGAAGTAGAAGAATGGAAGAAGAAGGATCCAATCGAAAATCTTCGTAAATACTTGCTGGAAAACAAGATTGCAAGCGAGGAAGAGTTGGAAGCCATCCAAGCTGGAGTCAAAGAAGCAGTAGAAGCATCTGTGAAGTTCGCAGAAGAAAGCCCGTTCCCGCCGCTTGAATCTGCCTTTGAAGATATTTACGCAGACTAA